From the Manihot esculenta cultivar AM560-2 chromosome 14, M.esculenta_v8, whole genome shotgun sequence genome, the window atcataacattccaatgtgtcgggacgtagaatgggtcaaccggtctttctcttacatagtgccgggacgtagaatgggtcaaccggacttccataccataccataccgtatcatattacatcgtatcatattgaggactaaggatcatccaacatccatccacatcatcatcaaattatgcaatgcaacatatttgtgaattctaatgcaaacaacctagaatatcacatggcattcgtgatgcatgaacatgctcaaatctatatttatttgctttaaaacataagtgtttattctactcacctcaggttaGCTCTGACAAAACACTAAAGCAgttgtctcactgctggggtcctcggttcctcaggtccgaacctacacaggtggactcaaatgagggaccaaacatccatgaacatgactctaaaatactccccaaaaaccccctaaaacaccttaaaacaatcacataaatcatgcaaaggaaggctgaacagggcactttcagcggcaggttcggcagccgaaagtccctccagagccgaaagtcatgcaccttcggcgacactttcggcggccgaaggttccctccagagacgaaactcatgcatgttcggcggcaccttcggcggccgaaactcccttccagagccgaaagtccactttcgagggcagggttcggcagccaaaagttggcctccacaggcaggttcggcagccgaaagtccactttcgagggcagggttcggcagccaaaagttggcctccacaggcaggttcggcggccgaaagtcccttcggctgccgaacctgagttcttccaaagggcagaactcagcctctttcatgcacaaatgcctcccaatccattccatcatgcatttacctagtttacaacatgcaaactcaagccaacaagcatataggggtctcaaactaacttaaaccccaaccaaaacacatcaaacaacccacattgctcataagcataacataaacccataactcaacaataacctaaacatgcatttctaccccaaagatcttcataaaacttgtttaaaacatacaaggaaggttggatctaagcttacctcttgaagatcgagaggaaagacgatcctagcttggagatagggagaaatcaactctttagtctccaagcttcaaaacttgctcttttgctcaaatatcttcaaatcaagtgaaaaatcataagaaaatcatgaagattcgaaggaagaagctcaaaatcgatgagggacggtggaggactcaccttggccgaaaatggggaaaaaagctcacccgttcggacatggggacccctttataggtggctggccaggccactttcaggggcctaacgtgcctccacatgcatgccatgttcggctgccgaacataaggttcggcggccgaacctagacttccctcacttatgccttcgggggcctaaagcactcccgaagtgcatgcatgttcggcggccgaacctgaggttcggcggccgaacttgggtcttcctccaaggttattttcatacaaaactcatttcctttcttgctaaaaaccataaaatacattaaaacattttatgaaaacatggttttacccttctagaggttttcgacatccgagattccaccggacggtaggaattctgatacgggagtctagccgggtattacaggcaggttcggcagccgaaagtccctctagagtcgaaactcaggcaccttcggcggccgaaagtcccttccagatccgaaactcatgcactttcggcggcaggttcggcggccgaaactcccctccagagccgaaagtccaactttcgggggcgagtttaggcggccaaaacatgccaccataggcaggttcggcggccgaacatggcttcggctgccgaacttgagttcttccagaatgggagaactcaagcctcacatacacatttgcctcccaaaccttccaaactcacACACAACACTcctaagcatgcataaacatgcaaaaacacattctcaagcatttaggggcttaaaactagcctaaaccccaacaaacatcacattaaacatgcatttaccataaagggtacataaacccaaACACTTTAAATCTACTCTAAATATGCATCAtctacccttaaaacccctcaaaacttaaaacatatgtGGATAATAGACATTGACAGTCATGAAATAAATAGTCGGCTTTCAAAGACAACTGGTTGGCGTAACCGGAGCATACTGTGGGATTTGCCATATTGGTCAACAAACATGATTCGCCACAATCTTGATGTAATGCACATTGAAAAGAatgtatttgaaaatatttttaatacaatgAAGAATGTTGAGGGGAAGACAAAAGACAATATAAAATCAAGGGAagatttaaatgaaatatgCAGGAGACCAGAATTGAAGAAAGATCCAATTAGCGGAAAATATCCAAAAGCAAGTTATTGTTTGGACAAGCAATCAAAGATGATACTGTGTGATTGGCTTAAAACACTGAAATTCCCTTATGGATATGTTTCCAATCTAGGGAGATGTGTTGATAGTCGGAAGCTAAGACTTTTTGGTATGAAAAGCCACGACCGTCATGTTTTCATACAACGAATTCTTCCTATAGCTCTCAGAGAATTGTTACCGAATAATGTTTGGCAACCAATAACAGAGCTTAGCAATTTCTTCAGAGACTTCAACTACACTTACTAATTGGGACATGCAACAGTTAATTGAACAAATTCCTATGATCCTTTGTAAGCTTGAATGAGTATTTCCTCCAAGTATGTTTGATTCGATGGAACATTTACCAGTACACTTTGCATATGAGGCATTAATTGCAGGACCAGTACAATATCGGTGGATGTACCCATTTGAGAGGTACACTTACTAATTCTTTACGTATACTGCTCAGCATGATAATTTACTCAGTATACATTTCTAATTTATGTTTCCACACACTAGATACCTGAGAAAGTTAAAGAACAATGTCAAGAATAAAGCAAGGGTCGAAGGTTCAATATGTAATGCTTACTTGGTCGAAGAAGCAGGTGCATTTTCTGCTCATTATTTTGAAGCGCATGTAATGACCAGACATCAAAAGGTTCCACGCAACTTGCATGAATTTGTCTCTGATCATGATGTACTGGGTAAATTAAGCATATTCAAATGCACAAGTAGAACACTCGAAAACGGAAAATCGAGATATATGACTGAAGATGAAATCCAAGCTGCTCAAACATATATTCTCTTAAATTGTCTAGAGATGAAAACATATATTGAGTAAGTATTGTTAGTTATATTAATAGTGTAATACCTCTTATATTGTACAATATTGTTAAACATTACTTGTTAATTTATATGTATAGCATTTATATAGAGCAGGTAACATCGGCACAACCAAATATCATAGATACAGCTGTTGATGAAAAACTGGAGAGAGAGTTTGGCCAATGGTTTTACAAGTATGCCCATGAGTTGCAGAACAATGTAGAAAATCAACTTATACAAGATCTTTCAAAGGGACCACTCAGAAGTGTCACAACTTTTGATGGGTATTGTGTTAATGGATGTAAATTCAAGACAATCAATGGAAATTCAAGTAGTAAGTCAATGAATTTTGGTGTATGTATAAAAGGGAGTAATTACAGTTCTGAAGAAAGTGACTACTATGGACAGTTGGTTGAGGTGTTGCGGTTGGAGTATCCAGGGTTACCAATTAAGCGGATTGTGCTTTTCAAATGTGATTGGTTTGATCCAACACCAAATACGGGCACCAAGGTGCATAGACAGTATATAATAGTCGATGTCAACAATAAGCGTCGATACAATACGTACGAACCATTTATATTAGCCTCTCAAGCAACACAGGTCTTTTATGCTTCATACCCGAGCAAGCATCGTGACAAAAATGATTGGTGGGCTGTGATGAAAGTTAAAGGTAGACCCGTTGTTGAAGTATCTGAAACGTCTTTAAAGACATATGAACCTTTTCAAGAGGATGAGATTGATTAAGCTGAAGTAAATCTGGATGATATTACTCAACACTGCCTGAATGATCCTAGTAGAGGAATGACTGAGATTCATGATGATGTTTCGACAGATGAAGATGATTTTCTTAGTGACCCTAATTCTAATGCAGATGCAGATGGTGATAATGAGTGCGATTCGTATGAATCagactaaattaatttatattgtaAATCAGTTTGGAGTTGTATATTTCCATTACTTCTCAGTGAGTAACTTACTACATTTGtatgtttttaatttaatgtttatgaactttatattatttttgcattgattatttttaatttgttcaCAGATGAGGGGACGTGGAAGGGTTAAGCAGCCCAGAGGACCGGTTCGACTTCCTTCTAGTACAAGCCAAGAGGAGGCGAATGCAGATGACGGACAAGAGCATGAGTCGCAGTTACCACAGGCATCAACGGGACTTGGGGATAGGGAGCTTCAGATATGGGTACCACTTGCATCCGGTGTACAGCCATGTCATAGGGATCGATCAGGTCCACCAATTCCACCATGTACCAATGCATTGCCTACCCGTCCCCTTCCACCTCCTCACCGTCACACTCATTGTCCTCACCGTCCCACTCCAGCTCCACGACCTGCGGTATCACATTCACATTCACCTCAACCTGCATCCACTTCTGCTACTGCATCAGATAGAGGGTCAGGATCTGCATCAGCATCTACTCCATCATCTGCTCCATCATTTGCTCCAGCATCAGCGGAATCGACCACTGCTGTAGGCGGCACACAGTCATTCCGACAGACCATTTCACTCATTAATAACAAGTAATACttaattatttcttaattacAATTAATTTCAATGTTACCCTATACTAATCACGGTTGTTCATGTAGTTTACATCCGTTGGAGATGTGCAGTCGCAGGATTACTCTGATAATAAAAGAAAGATTGGTCGCGGAAGGGCACTGTTGGAAAATAGTGCCAAATGACACCAAGGAGTTTTATTGGCAGGAATTCAAGGTGATGCGTAATTCTTTTAGCATTTTGACGTATAATATGAAATGAGTAATTACTAACTACTCATATACTTTAATCTTTTGCAGAAATACTTCATATGGGACCAAGCAATTAATAACTTGGTCAAAATTACATGGCAGAAAAAGGCAGTTGAGAGATACAGAGGCTTAATGTAGGAAATCAGGAAAGGGAAGACGAAGAATCTGGCTACACCAGATTCTGTTTTGAGGAAGTGGCAGAAAACTTGGAACACTTCTGAATACAAAAAGAAGTGTGACAAGTTTTCTGCCAATAGGCGCAGTGAGGCTGGAGGGTCAGGATCTGGCATTTCCAGGCATGCATGCGGATCTATTTCACAGTATACCCACCAGCGGAGGATGGTAttagtaaaaatttttattttatatttatcttcttataaatattttgtttcGATGATAAATGATACACTTCTTATAATTGGTAACAGAGAGAAAGACTAGGCAGAGAACCACATCCTCATGAGTTTTTTGAGGCCACACATAAGAGAAAGGAGACAGAGGAGTTTGTTGATGCGAGGTCAAAAGTTATTTATGTaagtttgtaatacccggctagactccagtatcggaattcctaccgttcggtggaatctgggatgtcggaaacctctagaagggaaaaatcatgttttcataaaatgttttaatgtattttatggttttaagcaagaaagaaattaagttttgaatgaaaatagtcttgagaggaagactcaggttcggccgctgaacatgcatgcgtttcgggagcactttaggcccccaaaggcataagtgaggaaagtccaggttcggccgccgaatcttaagttcggccgccgaatatggcatgcatgcggaggcacgttagacccccgaaagtggcctggccagccacctataaaggggtcccttgtccgaaacgagcgagcttttctccccattttcggccaaggtgagctctccgccgtcccttgttgattttgagcttcttccttcgagttttcatgatttcttatggattttaacttggtttttgaagatttcgagcttagatcgaagttgtgaagcttggagacctcaggaacccatcttccccaaatctccgagttaggtcacactctctctagatcttcaagaggtaagggtcgatcttgagctcattgtatgtttaagCAAGTtctaagttgattcatggggtagaaatgcatgctaggttatttttgagttcatgggtttatgttgagttattgtgcaatgtgggttgttcatatgtgtttgatgtgttgtagttggggtttaggatagtttgaagcccctaggagcttatatgcttgagtatgcatgttgtagaataggaaaatgcatgattgaatgagttgggaggcgtttatgcatgagaaaggctgggttctgccactttgggaggacccaggttcggcagccgaaggctctttcggccgtcgaacctgcctgtggaggccaacttttggctgccgaatcctgcccccgaaagtggactttcggctctggaagggactttcggccgccgaagatgctgccgaacatgcatgagtttcgtctctggagggaaccttcggccgccgaaagtgccgccgaaggtgcatgactttcggctctggagggactttcggccgccgaacctgccaccgaaagtgccctgtccagccttcctttgcatgatttctatgattgttttaaggtgttttagggggtttttggggagtattttagagtcatgtttatgtatgtttggtccctcatttgagtccacctgtgtaggttcggacccgaggaaccgaggcccccagcagtgagtcagctgcttcagtgtcttttagagctagccagaggtgagtggaataactctctacgttttaaagcaaataatgaaagttttagcatgattcacgcatcatgaatgccatgagatatattagggtgcttgcattagaatccacgaatatgttgcattgcatattatgttgttgatgtggatgaatgttgaatgatccattagccctcatatgttatgatatgatgatatgatatggaagtctaggcgtgcctgctctacgcccctggcacaatgtaagagaaagtccgggtgtggcctgcactatgcccccggcatgattggatatgtatgttatgctatggaagtccaggcgtgcctgctctacgtccctggcatgtTTAGACAGTATAGAGGGctaactggtgacaagttcatccttgatgtgatttgtttgtgctgtgatgcattccatgttatcatatgttttaaatactatgttttattattctgctcactgggctctagtagctcaccccactcccctatttccccaggtttgcaggtacgggatagactaggaggtcagctagagtacagttgtggtcatgtaatagctagtggtggacatgatagatgttgAATTGTAATttttagtacagtaatgtaatgaatagtatggaataattatgtaatgtaatgatgttattgaggattagagtggtgcttgaccctagtatgtggtttatcccttttaatacatgatctatcaaatgtaatgatattttatgaaaaccaaacttaatgtatgaatGAATATTTCCCATTGGAGCAtagttgaggactccaatgaggggaatgatgattatgagttgtgtatgcacaggttgagtgtGGTGAATGAAtgtaaaagttcaaaatttttatgtatgtgttgatcatgtatgggattaaacaggtattcaggaggtatgttgggcttgctatgggtcccggcggccttaagccgacccggatcctagcgccggtagcggtccgattttcgggtcgttacgaAGTTGATATTAAATGTAGTTATTAACAATTTTcatttacttaaatttttttactaatacgttactttaaatttataatgcaGGATAAATACGTACAACTGAAGGAGGCTGCAACACAGGAACAGGAGGGAAGCAATGAGCCGACGCCCATAAATGAGGCCCAGCTATACTACAAAGTGGTTGGCGGGCAGAAAAAGAGTCAAGTTTATGGGTTAGGATCCCAGACTTCAGCATATTTTTATGAGCCATCTCATTGTTCTGCTTCATACACGTCTGCACCCCCAGTGGATCCTCCTGCAATTGAAGCAATGAACAGGATGCAGAATAAAATTGATCGGCTAGAGACAGAGAATGGTCGAATTACCACAGTGCTGGACGAGTTGCAGACGTTTATGCATAGGATGATGGCACAACAGGGTATTGGGATATCCACTCAGACATCTGCTCCTAGGGCACCTCCAGCTCCGTCTCCACAGCAGCGGCATGATGATGCCCCTATTATTGGTGATCATCATACAGACAGTGATGATGATACAGATAATGAGCTAGCTAGTTTAGTATGTATCTTTTGTTACAAccagttgataatttttatttcaaattataattgtaGTACAAattctttaagttttaaatatattttaatgagtaatttagttttttacgtTTATAGTATTATTATTGTCCAGTATGATGAAGGATGATGATGGATGTATATGAATGTACAGGGTACAGGTACAGGTGCATAACAGGTGCATAACAGGTGCATAACAGGTGCATAACAGGTGCATAATGTATGAAATGCAATTTTATGATTTACCAACGGATTACCAACAGAATTTCCGTTGGTGTCCATTTTTATTCACTAACGGATTACTAACCAAGAAATCCGTTAGtgtcaccaacggaaatttccgttggtgatccgatagtgtcaccaacggaaatttccgttggtgatccgatagtgtcaccaacggaaatttccgttggtgatccgttaGTATCACTAACGGATACAAATTCCGTTAGTGACTAATTTACCAACGAGGATTTTCTCAACGGAATGAATCCGCAACAGATCCGTTAGTAAAAATTTCCACTAACGGAATATCAAGTTGGTAATTTCTTAAATTCTTGTAGTgatagtatttaaaattttatagtttaacttaataatttttttctaaatagtaataattattttaatttaatttatttttaattttattaaattatattttattattatataatctagttaataattatatatatatatatatatatataataattatatatatatatatataataattatatatatatatatatatatatataataataataataataataataataataacaattacaagtaaatatatgtatatataattaattttaataatttatattctattaatataaattttattaatatggaAATAGTGTGTAAGtattattaatgaattaaattatttgaattatacCTTTATAAACcttgaataattaattagtgactaaaatatatagtaattatatatatactaataatatataattataagtacatatatataaatatcaatttatatataattattttaataatttatattctattagtataattatattaatattgaggtagtatatatatatatttgtaataataatataaaattattatatttttaattattaatcaattattaaatatttatagtaagtataatttaactaattaattcattatatatataataattatatatatatatatatatataattattttaacaatttatattttaataatataattctattaatatattatatatatatataacatatttaaataGAAGAAATTATAATCAACTAACTAtattgattaaataaaatagtaataaatatttaataatcaaataatattataattatatgtatgtaattttattgaaactatataaaatataaaatgtattattgaaattatttattgcaattataatataagtataaattatttatatatatatatatatatatatatatatttataaatcggTTATTTGGTAGGTTCCGGTTCAGTTTTAATTCAATACGGTTTCGATATAATTTTAATACggttctttaaaaaaattagaactaaaattaaataattaaataaatttagttaatataattcaatttctACATCATCCGTTCTTTTTCAATTTCGATTCAGTTAGACGCTATTCTTCAATTCGGTTTGAAATCTCCAAGATTCGGTTTGAAATCTCCAAGAACTGTACACAACTCTAATCACCACTATCATCTCATGCAAGTCTCCTTTTAAGAAACGAGTAGATCCTTACACCATATACAAAACTTCTCTAAAGAGAGCTTCACCAGTAGACCTTAGCAGTAGTTTCCTCATCGTTGAAGCAAAGTCATATGAAAAACCAAAGATCTACAAGCTTACACTAATGACGTGGTGAGGAGAAACTAACACGAAGTGGAGTAAAAAAACTCAGAAGATCTTCCTCTACCAAAGATGATAGAGGAACTCTTTGCTTAGTGATCAAACCGAGAGAACCAAACTCTTCTTTTAGAGAGttctcttataattttaataacaatCACAATAACAAAAACCATAATTGAATTGGGATTTTGATTCTAGTTAAAACAATCATAATAAGCTAATAGGAAAAATTACAGCTCTTGTAATTTGGTAAAATTTACatatattcttatattttttaaagttagcTTTCTGGTCATTATAATTTTCAAAGATGATAAATTAgttcagaattttttttatttcatttagtGCTTATAAGTTAAATATATACgataaataaaacttaaataaataatataacaatagtgatttaattatatttttatattagaaagcgaaatttatttaaaattataaaaacttgcCTAGTCTGATTTAGttcaataatataaagtatAGTCTCCGGTATACACAAATTTGAGTATCCGGTGTCCCAATTCTaggctaaaaataaaaatattatgctTGGTTGAAGAAAGAAGCAAGAAGCTTGAACAAGTTCTTAGCATTCTCACAATTGGGATCAAATACATGGAAGATGTGATCTTCTCCTTTAGTTTCTACAATCTGAGCAGTCCCTGACCAACCACTCTTCACCAATTTCTCATAATAAATCCTTCCTCTATCCCTTAATATGTCTTTCTCTGCAACTACAACAATCACTCTCTCACATCTCAGCCCTTCAAAGCTTGGAGAATTTCCATCCATGAAAGGATTTATCAGAGGATCATCACACCCTTTCTCTGAAGAAGATGGGCAAACGAACATCCACCAGTCATCCACCATTGACTTCCTTTGATGATCAGTTACTTCCACACCCACAGGATCTTTTCCCCAGAAGTAAGGGTTAATCATGGCAATTCCTTCAATCTTCAGTTCTCTACCCAGTTCAGAATCTTTAAGCTTCAACCCAAAATGATGCGCCATATTAGCACCGCAGCTATCTCCTGCTAAGAACACCTTCCCAAGGTCTGCATAATCAACGAGCCACGGCTCATGCTCCCTAGCATGAGAAGCCACCCACTCAAGTGCACCCCATGAGTCCTCGTAAGCACCAGGAAGAGGGGTCTCTGGGGCTAACCTGTAGTTGACTGAAACCAGGATGATCTTAGCCTCAGCAACCATTCTGTTGAGGCTGTGATGGTACTTGGGATCAGCAGTGGAAGATAAGTAAAATCCTCCGCCGTGAAAATAGATTACAAGAGGAAGTTTTTGATGGGGTTTCGATGAATTGGAAAGATAGATTCTGGCTGAGACACCAGTTTCTGGTATGATGATGGTGTCTTTGGATAAAACACCAGTCTCAGGATCTAAGCCTGCAGGAGCAATTTCTGTTCCAGCGAGTCTTTCTATGGTTCCATCTTTGTAAACTCTAACGTAAgggaaaattaaatgagataaTTCTGCTTTGCTTTCCATCTCTGAAagtagagaaagagagagtttaATGATTCACTGTGAAGAAGAGAATATAGAGAGAATTGAACACGGTGGGGAGTTTGTTGAATTAGAGATGAGATGGACCTCATATATCTTCAGCAACCAACCACCCGAGATCATCTAGAAAGAAATGATTTGTCTTTttgcctttcttttttttaaaaaaaaaaaaaaaattatttggtcCTCTGAAAATGACTATGGACGTCGACaacggttcgattttgaattttatttttaaattaaaatttattaatgtctcatataattatttttatcaaactAGAGTGAAAGTCTCAATATAATCAAATTACATTTCAAATCATCAAGATTTCCGTGCATgtcttaattatatttaatgtgCAATATAATTAAGCTTTTCATTaacgaaaaacaaaaaaaattttaatttgacaaaaaagattttaatttaatttgatttgatttgaggGAGGAAAATTGGTATTAAAGTTAGTTGATGTATCTTTTCTCTCcttcttattttctcttttttctttaaaaaaaaatcaaaatagatATAATATCAAAAGCAAATAGTCACAATAAACTATTGTTTTAATGTTATTAGGCAATAATTTAATAACAgttaaaattattgtaaaaaatttcatttttattgtgtaataaaatattagtaaaGTTATAATTATTGCACtttctatttatatatatatatatataagtgaaAAGAGGAGAGAATAATGGGATTgccaattttatataaaatattatttaattatttataattaacttttttttaaaccGAAAATTGAGGACTCTTTTCACCATATTAAACAGtgctatttataattaattttaaattttaaaataaata encodes:
- the LOC110600406 gene encoding probable carboxylesterase 2, yielding MESKAELSHLIFPYVRVYKDGTIERLAGTEIAPAGLDPETGVLSKDTIIIPETGVSARIYLSNSSKPHQKLPLVIYFHGGGFYLSSTADPKYHHSLNRMVAEAKIILVSVNYRLAPETPLPGAYEDSWGALEWVASHAREHEPWLVDYADLGKVFLAGDSCGANMAHHFGLKLKDSELGRELKIEGIAMINPYFWGKDPVGVEVTDHQRKSMVDDWWMFVCPSSSEKGCDDPLINPFMDGNSPSFEGLRCERVIVVVAEKDILRDRGRIYYEKLVKSGWSGTAQIVETKGEDHIFHVFDPNCENAKNLFKLLASFFNQA